Proteins encoded in a region of the Bradyrhizobium sp. CB3481 genome:
- a CDS encoding trypsin-like peptidase domain-containing protein — protein sequence MASLRQIAFYGKGGINALAALTEMSRKILIGRIALLALLITTPAMSMDMKALNKQIDETNALVGDGCSGTFIGENLVLTAAHCVKDLYRYVDKDTVGKDGEVETKRYRIEDPGTVTQHVYNGPNITERRIFVSKIVLFSEELDLALLKVEGRTGGVAKLACQGVDRGDTVLAVGNPYGSFYSSLTKGIVSSVNRSYRDFGANGELGDTTDDGRHGLIQHNAATAPGSSGGALYNSRGELVAVHVLGRKTGFSFDVPLEDIKAFLGDAVKQDCH from the coding sequence GTGGCTTCCCTGAGACAAATCGCGTTCTACGGCAAGGGTGGTATCAACGCGCTAGCGGCGCTAACTGAGATGAGTCGCAAGATCCTGATCGGCCGCATTGCTCTGCTTGCATTGCTGATAACTACACCGGCTATGTCGATGGACATGAAGGCTCTGAACAAACAGATCGACGAGACCAACGCCCTCGTTGGTGATGGTTGTTCTGGCACGTTTATCGGCGAAAACCTTGTGTTGACAGCGGCGCACTGCGTTAAGGATCTTTACCGGTATGTCGACAAGGACACGGTCGGAAAGGACGGAGAAGTCGAGACAAAGAGGTACCGGATTGAAGATCCGGGGACTGTAACCCAGCATGTCTACAACGGTCCTAACATCACCGAGCGACGCATCTTCGTCTCTAAGATCGTGCTTTTTTCCGAAGAACTCGATCTTGCGCTGCTGAAGGTCGAAGGTCGGACCGGCGGGGTGGCTAAGCTCGCCTGCCAGGGTGTTGATAGAGGCGACACCGTGCTAGCCGTTGGTAACCCTTACGGGTCTTTCTACTCAAGCCTGACTAAGGGTATCGTTTCCAGCGTCAACCGAAGCTACCGCGATTTCGGTGCCAATGGTGAGCTCGGTGATACTACAGATGACGGTCGGCATGGCCTCATACAACACAATGCTGCGACTGCGCCTGGTAGCTCTGGCGGCGCTCTTTATAACAGTCGTGGTGAGCTCGTCGCTGTGCACGTCCTGGGCCGCAAAACAGGGTTTTCCTTTGATGTACCACTGGAGGACATCAAGGCCTTTCTTGGTGACGCCGTAAAGCAGGATTGCCACTAA
- a CDS encoding transposase DNA-binding-containing protein, translated as MSGLAAGSANCSHKWGSDMGQSIPLVCQDWTNTKAAYRFFSNERINEADILCGHFEATRGRVT; from the coding sequence ATGAGCGGCTTGGCCGCCGGTTCTGCAAATTGCTCGCACAAGTGGGGGAGCGACATGGGTCAAAGCATCCCGCTGGTTTGTCAGGACTGGACCAACACGAAGGCCGCCTATCGCTTCTTCTCCAACGAACGGATCAACGAGGCGGATATTCTTTGTGGTCATTTCGAGGCGACGCGCGGGCGCGTAACATGA
- the grxC gene encoding glutaredoxin 3: protein MTAAIEIYTRPGCGYCSAAKSLLTRKKAAFTEFNIASDAAYRDEMYKRAGARSTFPQIFIGNTHVGGCDELYALDREGKLDDLLAKAWPDEGR, encoded by the coding sequence ATGACCGCTGCAATTGAAATCTACACCCGCCCGGGCTGCGGTTACTGCAGCGCGGCCAAGTCGCTGCTGACCCGCAAGAAGGCGGCCTTCACCGAATTCAACATTGCCAGCGATGCGGCCTATCGCGACGAGATGTACAAGCGGGCTGGCGCACGTTCGACCTTTCCGCAGATCTTCATCGGCAACACCCATGTCGGCGGTTGCGACGAACTCTATGCGCTCGACCGCGAGGGCAAGCTCGATGATCTCTTAGCGAAGGCGTGGCCTGATGAGGGGCGATAG
- the gdhA gene encoding NADP-specific glutamate dehydrogenase: protein MVHVDEKLEPILAEVLRRNPGEEEFHQAVKEVLESLGRVVAKHPRYANHALIVRLCEPERQIIFRVPWVDDSGQVRINRGFRVQFNSALGPYKGGLRFHPLVNIGIIKFLGFEQTLKNALTCMPIGGGKGGSDFNPRGRSVGEIMRFCQSFMTELHRYLGEDIDVPAGDIGVGGREIGFMFGQYKRLTNRYEAGVLTGKGLVYGGSRARTEATGYGATYFVHSMLATKKQSFDGRRVVVSGSGNVAIHTMEKIAAFGGKVVACSDSNGHVIDEQGINIALVKEIKEDGRERIAEYARLKGARAHYIEGGSIWDVPCDVAMPCAIQNELTGKDARALVRNGVVAVGEGANMPCTPEAVRIFREAGVLFGPGKAANAGGVATSALEMQQNASRDSWTFEQTEARLATIMRNIHDRCAETARDYGAPGDYVLGANIASFVRVAEAMEALGVI, encoded by the coding sequence ATGGTCCATGTCGATGAGAAGCTGGAGCCTATCCTTGCGGAGGTTCTACGTAGAAATCCGGGTGAAGAGGAATTCCATCAGGCCGTAAAGGAAGTCCTCGAAAGTCTCGGTCGCGTGGTGGCCAAGCATCCACGCTACGCCAATCATGCGTTGATCGTGCGGCTCTGTGAGCCCGAGCGTCAGATCATCTTCCGCGTGCCATGGGTGGACGATAGCGGACAGGTGCGGATCAATCGCGGATTTCGGGTGCAGTTTAACTCGGCGCTCGGCCCTTACAAGGGTGGACTGCGCTTCCACCCGTTGGTCAATATCGGGATCATCAAATTTCTCGGCTTCGAACAGACGTTAAAAAACGCGCTGACGTGCATGCCGATCGGCGGCGGGAAAGGCGGATCCGACTTCAATCCGCGCGGACGCTCCGTAGGCGAGATCATGCGGTTCTGTCAATCATTCATGACGGAACTCCATCGCTATCTCGGCGAGGATATCGATGTGCCGGCCGGTGACATCGGCGTGGGCGGCCGTGAGATCGGCTTCATGTTCGGTCAGTACAAGCGGCTGACTAACCGTTATGAAGCAGGTGTTCTGACCGGAAAGGGGCTCGTCTATGGCGGCTCGCGCGCCCGCACGGAGGCGACCGGGTATGGCGCGACGTATTTTGTGCACAGCATGCTGGCGACGAAAAAGCAGTCGTTCGACGGCAGGCGCGTGGTCGTGTCAGGCTCGGGTAATGTCGCCATCCATACTATGGAAAAGATCGCCGCGTTCGGTGGCAAGGTCGTCGCCTGCTCGGATTCAAATGGGCACGTGATCGATGAGCAGGGTATTAATATTGCGCTCGTCAAGGAGATCAAGGAGGATGGGCGCGAGCGCATTGCTGAGTACGCGCGCCTCAAGGGTGCGCGCGCGCATTACATCGAGGGCGGGTCTATCTGGGATGTTCCGTGCGACGTCGCCATGCCCTGCGCTATACAGAACGAATTGACCGGGAAAGATGCGCGCGCCTTGGTCCGCAACGGCGTCGTCGCTGTGGGCGAGGGCGCCAACATGCCGTGCACGCCGGAAGCGGTGCGCATCTTTCGGGAGGCTGGTGTGTTGTTCGGACCGGGCAAAGCCGCCAACGCCGGCGGCGTGGCGACCTCCGCGCTGGAAATGCAGCAGAACGCCTCACGCGATAGTTGGACATTCGAGCAGACCGAAGCGCGGCTCGCCACCATCATGCGCAATATTCACGACCGCTGCGCCGAGACTGCCCGCGATTATGGCGCGCCAGGCGACTATGTGCTGGGCGCCAACATTGCCAGCTTCGTGCGGGTTGCGGAGGCCATGGAAGCGCTCGGCGTCATTTGA
- a CDS encoding NIPSNAP family protein: MIYELRTYTLKPGTLGDMVKAASTISREIRKDDYGKLEGYWFTEIGPLNQVLHMWSYNSFDERARLRAELAKNPRWTNEYVALIRPLLVRQEVRLMNAVRPPVAPASTGNVYELRNYRAKAAGGLKQWLDAFTGVLPEREKYSKIVGLWTTEAGQPNEACHIWAYPSLNARTEARGNAMKDPAWQEFLGKGPGFLEEMHSTIMLPAPHSPLQ, translated from the coding sequence ATGATCTACGAACTGCGAACCTACACGTTAAAGCCCGGCACGCTTGGCGACATGGTCAAGGCCGCGAGCACGATCTCGCGCGAGATCCGCAAGGACGATTACGGCAAGCTCGAAGGCTATTGGTTCACCGAGATCGGGCCGCTCAACCAGGTCCTGCATATGTGGAGCTACAACAGTTTTGACGAGCGGGCGCGGCTGCGCGCGGAGCTGGCCAAAAATCCGCGCTGGACCAATGAATATGTGGCGTTGATCCGTCCCCTTCTGGTGCGTCAGGAGGTTCGCCTGATGAATGCGGTGCGGCCGCCGGTTGCGCCGGCCTCGACCGGCAATGTCTATGAACTCCGCAACTACCGCGCCAAGGCGGCGGGCGGCCTCAAGCAATGGCTCGATGCGTTCACCGGCGTGCTGCCCGAGCGTGAAAAATATTCGAAGATCGTCGGCCTCTGGACGACTGAAGCAGGGCAGCCGAACGAGGCCTGCCACATCTGGGCCTATCCCAGCCTGAACGCCCGCACTGAGGCCCGCGGCAACGCGATGAAGGACCCCGCATGGCAGGAATTTCTCGGCAAGGGGCCGGGCTTCCTGGAGGAGATGCACTCGACCATCATGCTGCCGGCGCCGCATTCGCCGCTGCAGTGA
- a CDS encoding GNAT family N-acetyltransferase, with protein sequence MADIADTSTVHRASSTDANARAAESGAALLALAGVSATHWRALSERAAEPNGYYLPEWELAVNASARGRGGAAALGAWRDASLIGLVPVISMWRAYKIPLPALVSADPYGTLCTPLLDADMAEEAVTGLLQQARQAGAHALIFRATSLEGAAMKAFTDVLHRGGMRPVVLQSHVRACLDANADADETLREALGAKKLKELRRQRNRLAEQGAVHFDVARTPAETAIAIETFLTLEASGWKGQRGTALSQDDGDAAFIRRAVPALAGSGQCEIVTLRAGETPVAAAIVLRHRSRAFYFKLGVDERFAKFSPGVQLTLDLTRHLCADPDISAVDSTAGPDHPMINPIWRGRLAIGDVLIPLRRNDPVVALIRTALGLRGAIREPARRLVHFVRARQEKS encoded by the coding sequence GTGGCTGACATAGCCGACACATCGACGGTGCATCGTGCATCAAGCACAGATGCGAATGCGCGTGCGGCGGAATCCGGCGCAGCGCTGCTGGCGCTTGCCGGCGTTTCCGCGACGCACTGGCGCGCGCTATCCGAACGCGCCGCCGAGCCGAACGGCTACTATCTGCCCGAATGGGAATTGGCGGTGAACGCGTCGGCGCGCGGTCGCGGCGGCGCTGCCGCGCTCGGCGCATGGCGCGATGCCTCGCTGATCGGTCTCGTGCCCGTGATCTCGATGTGGCGCGCCTACAAGATCCCCCTGCCCGCCCTGGTCAGCGCCGATCCCTACGGCACGCTTTGCACGCCGCTGCTCGATGCCGACATGGCCGAGGAAGCCGTGACGGGCCTGTTGCAGCAAGCACGGCAGGCCGGCGCGCATGCGCTGATCTTCCGCGCCACCTCGCTCGAGGGCGCCGCCATGAAGGCCTTCACCGACGTGCTGCATCGTGGTGGCATGCGGCCCGTCGTGCTGCAATCGCATGTCCGCGCCTGCCTCGATGCCAACGCCGACGCCGACGAGACGCTGCGCGAGGCGCTCGGCGCAAAGAAGCTGAAAGAGCTGCGCCGCCAGCGCAACCGCCTCGCCGAACAGGGCGCCGTGCATTTCGACGTAGCCCGGACGCCAGCTGAAACAGCCATTGCCATCGAAACATTCCTGACGCTGGAAGCCAGCGGTTGGAAAGGCCAGCGCGGCACCGCGCTCAGCCAGGACGACGGCGATGCGGCCTTCATCCGCCGGGCAGTCCCCGCCTTGGCCGGGTCCGGCCAGTGCGAGATCGTCACCTTGCGCGCCGGCGAAACACCGGTGGCGGCAGCGATCGTGCTGCGGCATCGCAGCCGCGCTTTCTACTTCAAGCTCGGCGTCGACGAGCGCTTTGCGAAATTCTCTCCCGGCGTGCAGCTGACGCTGGATCTGACCCGGCATCTCTGTGCCGACCCCGATATTTCGGCGGTGGATTCCACCGCGGGCCCCGACCATCCCATGATCAACCCGATCTGGCGCGGGCGCCTCGCGATCGGCGATGTCCTGATCCCGCTGCGGCGGAACGATCCGGTGGTTGCGCTGATCCGCACAGCGCTCGGCCTGCGCGGCGCCATCCGCGAACCGGCGCGCCGCCTCGTCCACTTCGTCCGGGCACGGCAGGAGAAATCCTAG
- a CDS encoding helix-turn-helix transcriptional regulator, whose amino-acid sequence MNAYAATARAERSKPLHVGDHLREWRQRRHLSQLDLAGDAEISARHLSFVETGRATPSREMVLKLAERLEVPLRERNVLLVAAGFAPAFPQRSLDDPALKSARQAIDLVLKAHEPNPALAYDRHWNLVTANRMVAPLLEGLPPHLLGQPFNILRLAFHPEGLAPRTVNLAEWSAHLLERLHRQCEATADPELLKLYQELKAYRMPARSGPVSADNVAIPFKLRRNDEVLSFISTTMVFGTPVDVTLQELALETFFPADDLTAERMRQIAASLT is encoded by the coding sequence ATGAATGCATATGCTGCCACGGCTCGAGCCGAACGATCCAAACCCCTCCATGTCGGCGACCACCTGCGCGAATGGCGCCAGCGCCGCCATTTGAGCCAGCTCGATCTGGCGGGCGATGCCGAGATATCTGCGCGTCACCTCAGCTTCGTCGAGACCGGCCGCGCTACGCCGTCGCGTGAAATGGTGCTGAAGCTCGCCGAGCGATTGGAGGTTCCCTTGCGTGAACGCAACGTGCTCCTGGTCGCCGCGGGCTTTGCGCCGGCCTTTCCGCAGCGCTCACTGGATGATCCTGCGCTGAAATCCGCGCGGCAGGCGATCGATCTGGTGCTGAAGGCGCATGAGCCCAACCCGGCGCTGGCCTATGACCGGCACTGGAATCTGGTGACGGCCAACCGCATGGTGGCACCGCTGCTCGAAGGCTTGCCGCCGCATCTGCTCGGGCAGCCCTTCAACATTTTGCGGCTCGCCTTTCATCCCGAGGGGCTGGCGCCGCGCACGGTCAACCTCGCCGAATGGAGCGCACATCTTCTGGAACGGCTGCACCGGCAGTGCGAGGCGACGGCCGATCCCGAGCTGCTCAAGCTCTATCAGGAGCTGAAGGCGTATCGGATGCCGGCGCGGTCGGGGCCGGTCTCGGCCGACAACGTCGCGATCCCCTTCAAGCTGCGCCGCAATGATGAGGTGCTGAGCTTCATCTCGACCACGATGGTGTTCGGCACGCCGGTCGACGTCACGCTGCAGGAGCTGGCGCTGGAAACATTCTTCCCCGCGGATGATCTGACGGCCGAGCGGATGCGGCAGATCGCGGCGAGTCTCACGTAA
- a CDS encoding helix-turn-helix transcriptional regulator yields the protein MDSRQHAQLPINPVGDLLRGWRSRRAMSQADLAFEAGISIKHLSYVETGKAAGSRDILLQLAAALGLSLRDRNALLEAGGFARQYGERDLSAPEVADARRAIDLLLRRHEPFPAVVTDRRWNVMQANRAAARLMTMLLGEARMMRPLNHMRMFLAPDELRPFVVDWPDVAAALLARARHEAMAAPLDLALQSTWRELLKLPDMPAPKLGDSETPGPLCEVRLKKGDISIGLIGAVLTLGTPQDVTLQELRVEMFMPADAATETALTALAAQEA from the coding sequence ATGGACTCGCGCCAACATGCACAACTGCCGATCAACCCGGTCGGCGATCTCCTGCGCGGCTGGCGCAGTCGCCGCGCCATGAGCCAAGCCGATCTCGCCTTCGAGGCCGGCATTTCGATCAAGCATCTGAGCTATGTCGAAACCGGCAAGGCCGCGGGCAGCCGCGACATCCTGCTGCAATTGGCCGCCGCGCTCGGTCTGTCCTTGCGCGACCGCAACGCGCTCCTGGAAGCCGGCGGCTTCGCCCGGCAATATGGCGAGCGCGATCTATCCGCGCCCGAAGTCGCCGACGCCAGGCGCGCCATCGACCTGCTGCTGCGCCGGCACGAGCCGTTTCCGGCTGTTGTCACCGACCGCCGCTGGAACGTGATGCAAGCCAACCGCGCCGCCGCGCGGCTGATGACGATGCTGCTCGGCGAAGCGCGGATGATGCGGCCGCTCAATCACATGCGGATGTTTCTGGCTCCTGATGAACTGCGCCCGTTCGTGGTGGACTGGCCGGACGTCGCGGCAGCATTGCTGGCGCGCGCCCGCCACGAGGCGATGGCCGCGCCGCTCGATCTGGCGCTGCAATCGACATGGCGCGAGCTGCTGAAGCTGCCCGATATGCCGGCACCCAAGCTCGGCGATAGCGAGACGCCGGGTCCGCTCTGCGAGGTGCGGCTGAAGAAGGGCGATATCAGCATCGGCCTGATCGGCGCGGTGCTGACGCTCGGCACGCCGCAGGACGTCACGTTGCAGGAATTGCGCGTGGAGATGTTCATGCCGGCGGACGCCGCCACCGAGACGGCGCTCACCGCGCTCGCGGCTCAGGAGGCCTGA
- a CDS encoding thioesterase family protein, with product MTAIFKPEGPLFRATEHAGGPWSPDMLQGSATTALMTREVERIAGASGFAVRRLTFDLWRPAGLRAFGLATDMLRDGRKAKTIQVRLTDGDVEIGRCTALLTVQGGESPADPFSKDGADAAPETGTPPPAFAQKWSRYFQNVSVRLIEGALEKPGPAAAWMRLDVPMVDGETNTPLLQAVQAADFASGVGQIVDMREWTFINPEISLYFFRPPEGDWILIRSRTRTGADGAGLTMASLSDRKGPFAEVLQAMTFERRAVQAQAS from the coding sequence ATGACCGCCATTTTCAAGCCCGAAGGCCCCCTGTTTCGCGCCACCGAGCACGCCGGCGGGCCCTGGTCGCCCGATATGCTGCAGGGCAGCGCCACCACGGCGCTGATGACGCGCGAGGTCGAGCGGATTGCTGGGGCTTCCGGCTTTGCGGTCCGCCGCCTCACCTTCGACCTGTGGCGGCCGGCCGGACTGCGCGCCTTCGGCCTAGCGACGGACATGCTACGCGACGGCCGCAAGGCCAAAACGATCCAGGTGCGACTCACGGACGGCGACGTCGAGATCGGCCGCTGCACGGCGCTGTTGACGGTGCAAGGCGGCGAGTCGCCGGCCGATCCATTCTCGAAGGACGGCGCCGACGCCGCGCCGGAAACTGGCACGCCGCCGCCCGCCTTTGCGCAGAAATGGAGCCGCTATTTCCAGAACGTCTCGGTGCGGCTGATCGAGGGCGCGCTGGAGAAGCCGGGTCCCGCGGCGGCATGGATGCGGCTCGACGTACCGATGGTCGACGGCGAGACCAACACGCCGCTGCTACAGGCGGTGCAGGCCGCGGATTTTGCCAGCGGCGTCGGCCAGATCGTCGACATGCGGGAATGGACCTTCATCAATCCCGAGATCAGCCTGTACTTCTTCCGCCCGCCGGAGGGCGACTGGATTTTGATCCGCTCGCGTACCCGCACCGGCGCCGATGGCGCCGGCCTGACCATGGCGAGTCTGAGCGACCGCAAGGGCCCGTTTGCCGAAGTGCTGCAGGCCATGACCTTCGAGCGCCGCGCCGTGCAGGCTCAGGCCTCCTGA
- a CDS encoding cupin-like domain-containing protein, which translates to MNTLTAIAPAITADRDALRRDFPLKPFAIRHKLAGHPLLTLPRIAQLASELPRDLIEYNSGKVAISQDPDAIPTVDLDPVEVVKSIETAGAWMVLKRVENFPEYRALLEDALLSVARARGFNSLLDAGFEQVEGFLFVSSPNSTTPFHLDSEDNFFVHIHGEKYFTIFDNTDRSIVSDDEIERSMTKHRNLKYDERIAPRGMEFHLLAGDGCYVPYQWPHWVRTAGSFSISMAITWKTREVRRTNDLHFFNSMLRGIGLPQQPPGKQPVRDALKLAFYRTVIAAIKPLRASMAMRRVLRRIALGKRANYYLKGA; encoded by the coding sequence ATGAATACGCTCACAGCCATTGCGCCGGCGATTACGGCCGACCGCGACGCGCTGCGCCGCGATTTTCCGCTAAAGCCGTTCGCGATCCGCCACAAGCTCGCCGGCCATCCGCTGCTGACGCTGCCGCGCATCGCGCAACTGGCGTCCGAGCTGCCGCGCGACCTGATCGAATATAATTCCGGCAAGGTCGCGATCAGCCAGGACCCGGATGCAATCCCGACCGTCGACCTCGACCCGGTCGAAGTGGTGAAAAGCATCGAGACCGCCGGGGCCTGGATGGTGCTCAAGCGCGTCGAGAATTTCCCGGAATACCGGGCGCTGCTGGAGGATGCGCTGCTGTCGGTCGCCCGCGCCCGCGGCTTCAATAGCCTGCTCGATGCGGGCTTTGAGCAGGTCGAAGGCTTCCTGTTCGTATCCTCGCCGAACTCGACGACGCCGTTTCATCTCGACAGCGAAGACAATTTCTTCGTCCACATCCACGGCGAAAAATACTTTACGATCTTCGACAATACCGACCGCTCGATCGTCTCCGACGACGAGATCGAGCGCTCGATGACCAAGCATCGCAATTTGAAATACGACGAGCGCATCGCGCCGCGCGGCATGGAATTCCACCTGCTCGCGGGCGACGGCTGCTACGTGCCGTACCAATGGCCGCACTGGGTGCGCACCGCCGGCTCGTTCTCGATCTCGATGGCGATCACCTGGAAGACGCGCGAAGTGCGGCGGACGAACGATTTGCACTTCTTCAACTCGATGCTGCGCGGCATCGGCCTGCCGCAGCAGCCGCCAGGCAAGCAGCCGGTGCGCGATGCGCTGAAACTGGCGTTCTATCGGACGGTGATAGCAGCGATCAAGCCGCTGCGCGCCTCGATGGCGATGCGCCGCGTGCTGCGGCGGATCGCGCTCGGCAAGCGGGCGAATTACTATTTGAAGGGTGCCTGA
- a CDS encoding DsbA family oxidoreductase, translated as MSALKPLTIDIVSDVVCPWCYIGKRRIENALALVPDVPVEVRWRPFFLNSWVPREGISRDEYLTAKFGSVEAYKGIAGRVVAAAGEEGLTYRPDLVKRQPNTIDCHRLIHWAEAQGKAAEMKQRLMELYFRDGGDLTDVNVLVQAAADVGLDADDVRRRLATDEDVTRISAQAQEASDKGISGVPTFVFAQKYAVSGAQPAEQLARAIRQVSGEINTQAAE; from the coding sequence ATGAGCGCCCTGAAACCCCTCACGATCGACATCGTCTCCGACGTGGTCTGCCCGTGGTGCTATATCGGCAAACGGCGGATCGAGAACGCGCTGGCGCTGGTGCCCGATGTTCCCGTCGAGGTGCGCTGGCGGCCGTTCTTCCTCAATTCCTGGGTGCCGCGCGAGGGCATCAGCCGCGACGAATATCTCACCGCCAAGTTCGGCTCGGTCGAAGCCTACAAGGGCATCGCCGGCCGCGTCGTGGCCGCCGCGGGCGAGGAGGGCCTGACCTACCGGCCCGATCTGGTGAAGCGCCAGCCCAACACCATCGATTGCCACCGCCTGATCCACTGGGCGGAAGCGCAGGGCAAGGCCGCCGAGATGAAGCAGCGCCTGATGGAATTGTATTTTCGCGATGGCGGCGATCTGACCGATGTGAACGTGCTGGTGCAGGCTGCGGCCGATGTCGGGCTGGACGCCGACGATGTGCGCAGGCGCCTCGCCACCGACGAGGATGTCACGCGGATCTCGGCTCAAGCGCAGGAGGCCTCGGACAAGGGCATCTCCGGCGTGCCGACCTTCGTCTTCGCGCAGAAGTATGCCGTCTCCGGCGCCCAGCCCGCCGAACAGCTCGCCCGCGCGATCCGGCAAGTATCGGGCGAAATCAATACACAGGCGGCGGAGTGA